The genomic window ACGATGCGCAGATGATCGGTCGCCCCGTGCCCGGTCGCCGCAGGCGACATGTCGCTCAGCACCACGTCGGCCGGCCCGCCGAGGGCGTCGCGGATTTTGGCCGGGGTCGCGGGGTCGGTGAGGTCGGCTTCGAGGATCGTGGCGCCGGCGATCGCGTCCATCGGACGGAGATCGACCGCGGCCACCCGGCCCGAGGGGCCGACGCGCTCGAGCGCGACCTGGGTCCAGCCGCCGGGGGCGGCACCGAGATCGACCACCTTGGCGCCGGGCTTGAAAAGGCGAAAACGGCCGTCGAGTTCGGCGAGCTTGAACGCGGCGCGCGAACGCAGGCCTCGGCGCGCGGCTTCCGCGACGTAGGGGTCGTTGATCTGGCGCTGCAGCCAGCGGGTCGAGGACGCGGTGCGTTGGCGCGCGGTGCGGACCCGTGCCTTTGCGCCGCGGCCCGCGAAGCGGGTGGCGCCGGTTCGGTTTCGGCTCATGGCGCGCGCGAGTCCGTGTCATGTGCGCTCGGCGCGCGCGAGCCCGCGGCGGCGTCGGCGGCGATCATTTCGAGCAGCAGGCCCTCGCGGATGCCGCGATCGGCGGCGCGCAGCCGCGCCACCGGCCAGCGCCGGCAGATGGCTTCGAGTACGGCGCAGCCGAGCGCGACCAGATCGGCGCGCTCGGCGCCGACGCAGGGAAGGCGCGCGCGTTCGGCCGGTGTCATGGCGGCGAGACGGCGGCCGATGGCGGAAGCCCGTGCCGCTTCCATGGTCAGGCCGTCGACCCGCGAGCGGTCGTAGAACGGCAGGTCGAGATAAACGCCGCCGAGCGTGGTCATGGTACCCGACGTGCCGAGGACGAACACCTCGCCC from Rhodospirillales bacterium includes these protein-coding regions:
- a CDS encoding RlmE family RNA methyltransferase, with amino-acid sequence MSRNRTGATRFAGRGAKARVRTARQRTASSTRWLQRQINDPYVAEAARRGLRSRAAFKLAELDGRFRLFKPGAKVVDLGAAPGGWTQVALERVGPSGRVAAVDLRPMDAIAGATILEADLTDPATPAKIRDALGGPADVVLSDMSPAATGHGATDHLRIVALAEAAFAFAREILKPGGAFVAKVFQGGAEGALLADLKRSFATVRHAKPPASRSESAETYVVAQGFRVV